The Stomoxys calcitrans chromosome 3, idStoCalc2.1, whole genome shotgun sequence genome includes a region encoding these proteins:
- the LOC106085708 gene encoding elongation of very long chain fatty acids protein F-like isoform X1 encodes MRDFVESFRLEKRITTNPMLGSPYVMIGTIALYLIMVLKVAPKLMKNRQPFKVDLLMQIYNVLQVLLNLFIFYELMCYSYLRSDFSILCQGHDPNDVRLNTLKLRRPVLLYLISKYLDIFDTVFFVLRKKYNQITLLHMYHHSLMIFSPYAYGSRFFDKRITTNTLLGSPYVMVATIALYLVLKVGPRLMKNRKPFKLDLLMQIYNMFQVVLNLYIFWISLRDTYMRPDFSLLCQRFDPNDVRSVTLKLRVPYLLYLFSKYLDILDTVFFLLRKKYNQITLLHVYHHSLMIFSPYAYGSRFFASHFSSLGIMNSLVHAVMYTYYFIASLKLNIDLSEWKKRVTQMQLMQFGLLAFHFGLPIAIGNPCNLDVPWTFVASANNMCMIILFSKFYYNAYIRKTKQKL; translated from the exons aGAAACGTATTACCACTAACCCCATGCTTGGCAGTCCATATGTGATGATAGGAACTATTGCCCTCTATTTGATAATGGTACTCAAAGTGGCACCCAAATTAATGAAGAACCGACAACCTTTTAAAGTGGATCTTTTAATGCAGATCTACAATGTTTTACAAGTTCTACTCAATTTGTTCATCTTCTACGAATTGATGTGTTATAGTTATTTGAGATCTGATTTCAGTATACTTTGCCAAGGACATGATCCAAATGATGTAAGACTGAATACACTGAAATTGCGCAGACCAGTTTTGttgtatttgatatcaaaatatttggaCATCTTTGATACG GTTTTCTTTGTGCTGCGAAAGAAGTACAATCAAATAACCTTGTTGCATATGTACCATCATTCATTGATGATATTTTCTCCATATGCTTATGGCTCCAGGTTTTTTG ACAAACGTATTACCACTAACACACTTCTTGGCAGTCCATATGTGATGGTAGCCACCATTGCTCTTTACTTGGTGCTCAAAGTCGGACCCAGATTAATGAAGAACAGGAAACCTTTTAAACTGGACCTTTTAATGCAGATCTACAATATGTTTCAAGTTGTACTCAATTTATACATTTTCTGGATATCATTGCGTGATACTTATATGAGACCTGATTTCAGCCTTCTTTGCCAACGATTTGACCCCAACGATGTAAGGAGTGTTACGCTAAAGTTACGTGTACCCTATTTGCTGTATCTATTCTCAAAATATTTGGACATCCTTGATACG GTCTTCTTTCTACTGCGAAAAAAGTATAATCAAATAACGTTGTTGCATGTATACCACCATTCGTTAATGATTTTTTCTCCATATGCTTATGGCTCAAGATTTTTTG CTTCACATTTCTCTTCACTCGGTATCATGAATTCTCTGGTCCATGCTGTGATGTACACCTATTACTTTATAGCATCTCTGAAACTTAACATCGATTTGTCAGAGTGGAAGAAGCGAGTCACCCAAATGCAGTTGATGCAATTTGGTTTATTGGCCTTTCATTTCGGTCTGCCAATTGCTATTGGAAATCCGTGTAACTTGGACGTACCATGGACGTTTGTGGCATCCGCCAACAACATGTGCATGATTATtcttttttcgaaattctacTACAATGCCTATATACGCAAGACTAAACAGAAGCTGTAA
- the LOC106085708 gene encoding elongation of very long chain fatty acids protein F-like isoform X2 has translation MLGSPYVMIGTIALYLIMVLKVAPKLMKNRQPFKVDLLMQIYNVLQVLLNLFIFYELMCYSYLRSDFSILCQGHDPNDVRLNTLKLRRPVLLYLISKYLDIFDTVFFVLRKKYNQITLLHMYHHSLMIFSPYAYGSRFFDKRITTNTLLGSPYVMVATIALYLVLKVGPRLMKNRKPFKLDLLMQIYNMFQVVLNLYIFWISLRDTYMRPDFSLLCQRFDPNDVRSVTLKLRVPYLLYLFSKYLDILDTVFFLLRKKYNQITLLHVYHHSLMIFSPYAYGSRFFASHFSSLGIMNSLVHAVMYTYYFIASLKLNIDLSEWKKRVTQMQLMQFGLLAFHFGLPIAIGNPCNLDVPWTFVASANNMCMIILFSKFYYNAYIRKTKQKL, from the exons ATGCTTGGCAGTCCATATGTGATGATAGGAACTATTGCCCTCTATTTGATAATGGTACTCAAAGTGGCACCCAAATTAATGAAGAACCGACAACCTTTTAAAGTGGATCTTTTAATGCAGATCTACAATGTTTTACAAGTTCTACTCAATTTGTTCATCTTCTACGAATTGATGTGTTATAGTTATTTGAGATCTGATTTCAGTATACTTTGCCAAGGACATGATCCAAATGATGTAAGACTGAATACACTGAAATTGCGCAGACCAGTTTTGttgtatttgatatcaaaatatttggaCATCTTTGATACG GTTTTCTTTGTGCTGCGAAAGAAGTACAATCAAATAACCTTGTTGCATATGTACCATCATTCATTGATGATATTTTCTCCATATGCTTATGGCTCCAGGTTTTTTG ACAAACGTATTACCACTAACACACTTCTTGGCAGTCCATATGTGATGGTAGCCACCATTGCTCTTTACTTGGTGCTCAAAGTCGGACCCAGATTAATGAAGAACAGGAAACCTTTTAAACTGGACCTTTTAATGCAGATCTACAATATGTTTCAAGTTGTACTCAATTTATACATTTTCTGGATATCATTGCGTGATACTTATATGAGACCTGATTTCAGCCTTCTTTGCCAACGATTTGACCCCAACGATGTAAGGAGTGTTACGCTAAAGTTACGTGTACCCTATTTGCTGTATCTATTCTCAAAATATTTGGACATCCTTGATACG GTCTTCTTTCTACTGCGAAAAAAGTATAATCAAATAACGTTGTTGCATGTATACCACCATTCGTTAATGATTTTTTCTCCATATGCTTATGGCTCAAGATTTTTTG CTTCACATTTCTCTTCACTCGGTATCATGAATTCTCTGGTCCATGCTGTGATGTACACCTATTACTTTATAGCATCTCTGAAACTTAACATCGATTTGTCAGAGTGGAAGAAGCGAGTCACCCAAATGCAGTTGATGCAATTTGGTTTATTGGCCTTTCATTTCGGTCTGCCAATTGCTATTGGAAATCCGTGTAACTTGGACGTACCATGGACGTTTGTGGCATCCGCCAACAACATGTGCATGATTATtcttttttcgaaattctacTACAATGCCTATATACGCAAGACTAAACAGAAGCTGTAA